In Candidatus Methylomirabilota bacterium, the following proteins share a genomic window:
- a CDS encoding lysophospholipid acyltransferase family protein, protein MPTPVVDALRPMLWLGARIYFRIHFQGVQHIPPSGPLLIVSNHVTYADPVLATIPVRRPVHYMAWNALFRIPGFAWLIRRLRAFPVDIDAADASATRTAVRLLNAGEAVMIFPEAGRSPDGRVQRFRLGAFRLACSLGVPIMPVTIIGAHESWPPARRLPRPGRLTIIYHPVVTPPPGADVKRAARDLAHRVQAIVASALPGHQRPDTVPDASV, encoded by the coding sequence GTGCCTACGCCGGTCGTCGACGCGCTCCGTCCGATGCTCTGGCTCGGAGCGCGGATCTACTTCCGCATCCACTTCCAGGGCGTCCAGCACATTCCTCCCTCGGGTCCGCTCCTCATCGTGTCCAACCACGTGACCTACGCCGATCCGGTGCTCGCGACGATTCCGGTGCGACGGCCGGTCCACTACATGGCCTGGAACGCGCTGTTCCGCATCCCCGGCTTTGCCTGGCTCATTCGCCGCTTGCGGGCCTTCCCGGTCGACATCGACGCGGCGGACGCCAGCGCCACCCGGACCGCGGTGCGGCTCCTCAACGCCGGCGAGGCGGTCATGATCTTTCCCGAGGCGGGACGGAGCCCGGACGGGCGCGTGCAGCGCTTCCGGCTCGGCGCGTTCCGACTGGCCTGCTCGCTCGGGGTGCCGATCATGCCGGTGACCATTATCGGGGCGCACGAGTCGTGGCCACCCGCGCGCCGGCTACCCCGACCGGGGCGCCTCACCATCATCTACCACCCGGTGGTCACTCCTCCGCCAGGCGCCGACGTCAAGCGCGCGGCCCGCGATCTCGCTCACCGCGTGCAGGCCATCGTGGCGTCGGCGCTGCCCGGGCACCAGCGGCCCGACACGGTGCCCGACGCGTCTGTCTGA
- a CDS encoding glycerophosphodiester phosphodiesterase family protein: MREGTRPLVIAHRGASADAPENTIAAFELALEQGADGIELDVHLSADGHPVVIHDFTLERTTNGSGPVSARRVRDLKRLDAGGWRDGRFLGQRIQTLQEVLERFRDRARFWVELKAGSRVYPGIEERVVSTLEIYDVVDRALVQSFDHDAIALARSLSREIRLGVLVEKAPVPDALLAPGIASAICPGQDLMTEGLLAKIREAGLECYVWTVNEPALMDRLVSWKVSGIITDRPGVLSARLGR, encoded by the coding sequence ATGCGCGAGGGCACACGGCCGCTCGTGATCGCGCACCGGGGCGCCTCCGCCGACGCGCCCGAGAACACGATCGCCGCCTTCGAGCTGGCCCTCGAGCAGGGCGCGGACGGCATCGAGCTCGACGTCCACCTCTCCGCCGACGGCCATCCCGTGGTCATCCACGACTTCACCCTCGAGCGCACCACCAACGGGTCGGGTCCGGTGAGCGCTCGGCGGGTGCGAGACCTCAAGCGCCTGGACGCGGGCGGCTGGCGGGACGGCCGGTTCCTCGGCCAGCGCATCCAGACCCTCCAGGAGGTGCTCGAGCGCTTCCGGGACCGCGCGCGCTTCTGGGTGGAGCTCAAGGCGGGCTCACGAGTCTATCCGGGCATCGAGGAGCGCGTGGTCTCGACGTTGGAAATCTACGACGTCGTCGACCGGGCCCTCGTCCAGTCGTTCGACCACGACGCCATCGCCCTCGCCCGCTCGCTCAGTCGGGAGATCCGGCTGGGCGTCCTGGTGGAGAAGGCACCGGTGCCGGACGCGCTACTGGCGCCCGGGATCGCGAGCGCGATCTGTCCAGGTCAGGATCTGATGACCGAGGGTCTGCTGGCGAAGATCAGGGAGGCCGGGCTGGAATGCTACGTCTGGACGGTCAACGAGCCGGCCCTGATGGACCGGCTCGTGAGCTGGAAGGTCAGCGGCATCATCACCGACCGGCCGGGCGTGCTGTCCGCCCGGCTCGGCCGGTAG
- a CDS encoding TraR/DksA C4-type zinc finger protein, protein MDEIKKRLERELSHTMQRIRHMGGVMTYEDLGAGRVDNTTPADEVDVIRLNEDREMSFATRSLLVERANKLAEALDRLRGGEYGVCEECGEAIAPARLRAMPEVTTCVRCQDRLERMLPRLEAVGAGVETEENDEE, encoded by the coding sequence ATGGACGAGATCAAGAAGCGCCTGGAGAGAGAACTCAGCCACACCATGCAGCGCATCCGGCACATGGGTGGAGTGATGACCTACGAGGATCTCGGCGCTGGTCGTGTGGACAACACGACTCCGGCCGACGAGGTTGACGTGATCCGCCTGAACGAGGACCGCGAGATGAGTTTTGCCACGCGGAGTCTGCTGGTCGAGCGTGCCAACAAGCTGGCCGAGGCTCTCGACCGGCTGCGGGGCGGTGAGTACGGCGTCTGCGAGGAGTGCGGCGAGGCCATCGCCCCCGCGCGGCTTCGCGCGATGCCGGAGGTCACCACCTGCGTGCGCTGCCAGGATCGTCTCGAGCGGATGCTGCCGCGCCTGGAGGCCGTGGGCGCCGGCGTGGAGACCGAGGAGAACGACGAAGAGTAG